The Alcaligenes faecalis sequence CATATCCAGCAGCAGCTTGATCTGCACGGGGTCATTCCAACTAGGGCGCACAATAGGCGCAATGGGATGAGCCGAGACCGCCTGCAACTGCGCCAGTAAAGTCTGCACCGTATTGGGAACGTGCTCGCCATCCAGTAAGATCCAGTCATAGCCCAGACCCGCACACAGGTCTGCCACATAAGGGCTGGCCAAACCATGCCACAAACCGATCTGGGACTTGCCCTGTTGCAAGGCCTGCTTGAATGTGTTTACCGGGTGCTTCATGTCCTCTCCTTGCCATCTGCTTAGGCGTCAAACCAGCAGTGTAAGGCGCACAAAGCAGATTACAAGGCCTGACCGACCTCTTTCACCAGTTCCCCAAAGCGAGGCGCCGTGCGATCTCGCGGGCGTGGCAAGTCCACCTCAATCCGGGCACTGACACCAGCCGGGCTGCCACCCAAAACGATAATGGTATCGGCCAGAAAAACGGCCTCATCAATATCATGCGTCACGAACAGAACCGCTGCCGAACTGCGCTGCCACACTTGCACCAGCTCATCCTGCAAGGCTTGACGGGTCAAGGCATCGACCGCAGAGAAAGGTTCATCCATCAAGAGCAAATCCGGCTGTACGGCCAAGGCACGAGCAATCCCGACTCGCTGCACCTGACCGCCCGAGAGTTGATGCGGCCAGCGGTCTTTCAAATGCGTCAAACCCACCTGATTCAAGGCAGCGTCCACACGCTGAGCGCGCTCTTGACGCGACAGGCCCAAACCTTCCAAACCATAGGCCACGTTGGAAGCGATACGCCGCCACGGCAAAAGACGGCTGTCCTGAAACACAAAGGCATTGGCCCGACGGCCAGGACTATCTTGCAGCTTGGAACGCAGGTGCCCAAAGCTGGGCTGGCTCAAACCGGCCGCGGCGCGCAACAAGGTGCTTTTGCCGACGCCTGAACCGCCCACAATCGCCACAAAATGTCCTGCCTGAACGTCCAGATTCACATCGCGGATCACAGGAGCAGGCGCACCAGGGTATTGAAAACCAAACCCCTGAAACTGAATCAAGGCTGCCACTGAAGTACCCATTTGTTGAAAGCCAGAAAAAGCATGTCGCACACGGTGTAAACCACCGAGATAATCAGCATGTAGACCACAACCGCATCGTAAGCACCCACACCCGCAGCGGCATTCATTTCCTGACCCATGCCAGGCACACCCAGCAATTCAGCCGCAATCAGCGTCATCCAGGCCTGGCCGATACCGGCACGCACACCGCTCAACAAGCCGGGGCTGATCGCTGGCAAAACCACCGTCCAGGCACGAGCAAAATAGGAGTTATGCCCAAAAGCGGCAGCCAGCTCGTAATAACGGGGATCGACTGAGCGCACGGCACTGTAAGTCGCAAAGTAGTTCAGCCAGAACACACCGATTGCAATCACAAAGGCTGCACCAGTATGGCTGACCTTGAACCAGGCAATGGCAAATACGACCCAGGCCAGCGGCGGGATCGGACGCAGCAAGCGAACCAAATAAGCTTGCAACAAATCAAAGCGATGGATCGTTGCCGCCGCCAGACCAAAAGCAATGCCCAAGAAAGTGCCTACGCCCAAGCCCCAGAAATAATGCACCAGACTGGACTGAGCTGCAGGCCAGAGACGACCGGCCTCAATCTCCTGGAGCAAGGCCGAGGGCAGACTCAAGGGATCAGGCAAAGTACCACGCGGAGCCCAGCCATAGGCATACGCCAGGCGCCACACCACGATAAACAAGGCCAAACCGGCGATCCCGTAGACAACCCGCTCCAGACCGCGACGCCACAAGGCATCAACCCAGGCACCGGCAGGTGCAGGTGCCGCGGCGGGCAAACTGGCTTGTTTCGCAACGCTCATTACGGTGCTGCCTTCTCATAAAAGCGAACGTCAAACAGGCTTTGGACATCATCCAGCTTGGTCGCCAGTGTGCCTAACGAAACCTGGAAATCCTGCAACTGAACCGTGCCGTCAATAATCTTGTGAGGGTCTGGCTGAAATTGATCGCGCGAACGCTCGATAGCGGCCTGCACAATGTCTTTAGGTAAACGACCACCGCCTACATACTTTTGCACATAAGGCGTTGCCTTGGCAGGTTCGTCGCGCAGCATGGCCGTGGCACGCAGGTGAGCATTTACCAAGTGCTGAACCAGATCAGGATGGGACTTGATCAAACCCTCACGCACCAACAGCACCGAGCCAGGCTCATTGGGAAACAACTGACTGCCGTGGGCCACGATTTTGGTATCAGGCTGACGCTGTAGAATCTGGCTGACCGTAGGCTCCAGGATGGCAGCGGCATCAACAGCATGATTGCTGAGCGCCTGCTGAATCTGAGCCTCACCTTGGTAAATAACCTCGACCACATCCGGGTCGACTTTCAGCATATTGCGCAGCCAATACTGCAAGGCAGCCTCAGGCACCGCCCCTTTGGGGTAGCTGGCCACCTTGGGCTTATGGCCCTTCTCCTGAGTGAACTTGGCCACTGCGGCTGCGAAATCAGGCTTATCGGCATCCAGATAAGCGGCCAGATCGCCAATAGCCACCACACTAACCTGCTCCACGATATTGGACGCGACCACTTTGACGTCGGCCTCTTTAGCCTTGGCCACCAAAGCGGGGCCAATCCCCACATAGGCGACGTCCAACTGACCAGCGATCAGAGCTTGAGTCAGCGCGGGGCCGCTTTGAAACTGGACCAGCTTGGGGTCCGGTTGTCCCTGCGGCAATAAGTCGCCAGACCCTAAGCCCACGAACAATTGAGCCGCAGGCATGATGGGTAAATAGCCGATCTCCAGAGCTTGCTCGGCAGCCTGTGCAGAGAAGGAGACAGACAGAGCAAGAAGGCCAGGGGCTAAATAACGGGAAAACATAAGGATCTCGTGAAACAGGCGAAAACTGAAGCTTAAACCTGTTGGGGAGACGTATCTTTATTTGTTAATAACCACAGAAAATATAAGATCTTCTGCTCATAGCTGTAACTACTGGTCGAACCCCGTATGGTTGGTAGGATTCCTTCTCACATCCCGCTATACAATAACGAGCATACTAAGACCGAGCGCCTAAATTGGTGCATAGCTTTCCCCATCAGAGGAGCTTTCGCTTGACTAGTCCGTCTATCCCCCCCTCTTCAGTTGAACAAGGCCCTACGATCTTTGATGTTCTGGATGCACTACGCGATAACAAATTGCCTGTTGTCCTGCTATCGTTGGCGGGCATATTATGCGCGGCTGCTTACCTGTTCATAGCAGAACCCCGCTTTCGGGCGCACTCCACTTTAACTCCACCCACCCCCACTGACCTGGTCCATTTCAATACCGCCATTCGCACCCTGGGCCCTGAAACAGACGACATTCTTAATGAGCAGATCCGAGAAGCGAGCAAACACCATCTTGCCGAACTTACTCCAGAAGCTGCTTTTCAAATTTTCACCCGGCATCTGAACTCCCCAAAGACCCTCGACGATTTTTTCGAAACGGTTTATCTCGCTCATCTGAACAACGCGGATTTACCCGCCCAGGAAAGAGAAATACTACGAGAACAATTTTCGCAAGACCTCAATATCGTAAACTCCAACCCGAATGGTGTACCAACAGCAGAGGTCACCCTAAGTCATCGAGATCCCCAGTTAGCCAAGACCTGGACAAACCAGTTCGTTGCCATGGCGTTGCAAAAGAGCCGTGCTGAAGTTCTGCAAACAGTGCAAAGCACGGCAGATCTGGAGAAAAAGACAACCGGTTCCCAAATCACTGCTCTGCGCTTATTTGCTGAAACAGAACGACAGGCACAAATTTCGCGCATAAAGGACGCCCATGAAATTGCCCTGAGCATTGGGCTGGAACAGCCTTCCTCTACGGGTAATCTCATTACTTCTTATGCAGGAGACAACTTGTACTTGCGCGGTGCAAAAGCTTTGCAAGCACAACTAGATACACTCCAAGAGCGCCAGAATAATGATCCTTATATTCCTACCCTGCCACTGCTAAAAGCTAAGCTGGACTTGTTAAGCAGCATCGATGTGGCTCAACTTTCAGGGCAAGTTGCGACCATAGATCAGCCCGCTATTGAACCAAGCACACCTTATAAACCACGTACGTTAATAACTCTGGCCATAGGCCTACTAGGTGGCTTCGGCATGGCCTGTCTTTATATTTTGACCAGACTGTCGTATTTATTCAGAAAAAGATCAACGACTCTAACTCAGTAACCTCACACACTTACTGTGATCTACTACCTCTTTCTCTTTCTGGCACTGCTTTACCTCTACCTACTTGGAGTCTCTCTCAGGCTCCAAGTTTTCTTGTCGCTGCTAATACTGTGCATTTTTTCTGGCATACGCTTCAATGCAGGATATGACTACCCTGTTTATTATGATCTTAGCCAAAAAGATGACTACAACTGGTTCGAGCCTTTATCCCGTACTCTGATGGATATTGGCCATCACACCGATCCTGTTCTGTTATTTATTCTATCCAGCGCCTTGATCGCAACGTTCTACTATCTCGCGTTCGATCGCTACAGCCGGCTCTACCAATGGCATCCGGTAGGTATTTTTGCCTTTCTAGGCCTACCTATCGCGTTTTTGGATAGCTTAGGAGTGATTCGTCAATTTATCGCTATCGCGATTTTTGTTTATGTTGCCAGCAACATCCATCGTCGCACATTAATTTCTATGGCTTGGCTGCTAATTGCAGCTCTGTTTCATAAATCAATCCTGGTCCTCTTCCCTCTGGTGATACTAAGACGTTGGTTATCCAAACCGCACTCTTGGCCCATCTATGTGCTAGTGTGGGCTTGCT is a genomic window containing:
- a CDS encoding ABC transporter ATP-binding protein, whose protein sequence is MGTSVAALIQFQGFGFQYPGAPAPVIRDVNLDVQAGHFVAIVGGSGVGKSTLLRAAAGLSQPSFGHLRSKLQDSPGRRANAFVFQDSRLLPWRRIASNVAYGLEGLGLSRQERAQRVDAALNQVGLTHLKDRWPHQLSGGQVQRVGIARALAVQPDLLLMDEPFSAVDALTRQALQDELVQVWQRSSAAVLFVTHDIDEAVFLADTIIVLGGSPAGVSARIEVDLPRPRDRTAPRFGELVKEVGQAL
- a CDS encoding ABC transporter permease subunit → MSVAKQASLPAAAPAPAGAWVDALWRRGLERVVYGIAGLALFIVVWRLAYAYGWAPRGTLPDPLSLPSALLQEIEAGRLWPAAQSSLVHYFWGLGVGTFLGIAFGLAAATIHRFDLLQAYLVRLLRPIPPLAWVVFAIAWFKVSHTGAAFVIAIGVFWLNYFATYSAVRSVDPRYYELAAAFGHNSYFARAWTVVLPAISPGLLSGVRAGIGQAWMTLIAAELLGVPGMGQEMNAAAGVGAYDAVVVYMLIISVVYTVCDMLFLAFNKWVLQWQP
- a CDS encoding ABC transporter substrate-binding protein — encoded protein: MFSRYLAPGLLALSVSFSAQAAEQALEIGYLPIMPAAQLFVGLGSGDLLPQGQPDPKLVQFQSGPALTQALIAGQLDVAYVGIGPALVAKAKEADVKVVASNIVEQVSVVAIGDLAAYLDADKPDFAAAVAKFTQEKGHKPKVASYPKGAVPEAALQYWLRNMLKVDPDVVEVIYQGEAQIQQALSNHAVDAAAILEPTVSQILQRQPDTKIVAHGSQLFPNEPGSVLLVREGLIKSHPDLVQHLVNAHLRATAMLRDEPAKATPYVQKYVGGGRLPKDIVQAAIERSRDQFQPDPHKIIDGTVQLQDFQVSLGTLATKLDDVQSLFDVRFYEKAAP
- a CDS encoding Wzz/FepE/Etk N-terminal domain-containing protein — encoded protein: MTSPSIPPSSVEQGPTIFDVLDALRDNKLPVVLLSLAGILCAAAYLFIAEPRFRAHSTLTPPTPTDLVHFNTAIRTLGPETDDILNEQIREASKHHLAELTPEAAFQIFTRHLNSPKTLDDFFETVYLAHLNNADLPAQEREILREQFSQDLNIVNSNPNGVPTAEVTLSHRDPQLAKTWTNQFVAMALQKSRAEVLQTVQSTADLEKKTTGSQITALRLFAETERQAQISRIKDAHEIALSIGLEQPSSTGNLITSYAGDNLYLRGAKALQAQLDTLQERQNNDPYIPTLPLLKAKLDLLSSIDVAQLSGQVATIDQPAIEPSTPYKPRTLITLAIGLLGGFGMACLYILTRLSYLFRKRSTTLTQ
- a CDS encoding EpsG family protein; amino-acid sequence: MSLLILCIFSGIRFNAGYDYPVYYDLSQKDDYNWFEPLSRTLMDIGHHTDPVLLFILSSALIATFYYLAFDRYSRLYQWHPVGIFAFLGLPIAFLDSLGVIRQFIAIAIFVYVASNIHRRTLISMAWLLIAALFHKSILVLFPLVILRRWLSKPHSWPIYVLVWACFLTLGPLLITAVSQYTGLYTSYFTLHLSSSGLKIYALLSLIYIFFLINRKYIFEKSNHIFLFHCYFIGILLFSAALPFGIHISRISWALLAVHPLLFGIVFYKKTPFLRGAFIAACAFTMSLSLYLAHKNPERDFLNQYQPFFLLDKFQRDFVIKKSLQIEIHRPE